Proteins encoded within one genomic window of Bombus pyrosoma isolate SC7728 linkage group LG13, ASM1482585v1, whole genome shotgun sequence:
- the LOC122574434 gene encoding pyruvate carboxylase, mitochondrial isoform X2, producing MQSSHARYALVKHRNVLQVYKIAKRCFATNVQYKPIRSVLVANRGEIAIRVFRACTELGIRSVAIYSEQDKMQMHRQKADEGYVIGKGLPPVQAYLNIPEILKIAKENDVDAIHPGYGFLSERSDFAQEVINAGIRFIGPSPKVVQQMGDKVAARQAAIEAGVPIVPGTDGPVTTSEEAMEFCVKHGLPVIFKAAYGGGGRGMRVVKHMEEVREMFERASSEAAAAFGNGAMFIEKFIERPRHIEVQLLGDKAGNVVHLYERDCSVQRRHQKVVEIAPAPMLDPKVRAKMTEHAVRLAKHVGYSNAGTVEFLADESGNFYFIEVNARLQVEHTVTEEITGIDLVQSQIRIAEGVTLPELGMTQNKIVPQGFAIQCRVTTEDPAKNFQPDTGRIEVFRSGEGMGIRLDGASAFAGAIISPYYDSLLVKVIAHAGDLQSSCAKMNRALREFRVRGVKTNIPFLLNVLENQKFLNGNVDTYFIDENPQLFQFQPSQNRAQKLLNYLGTVLVNGPSTPLATPLKPAEIKPHIPQVALDILEPPKGFRHIYKEQGPEAFAKAVRQHKGLLLMDTTFRDAHQSLLATRVRSHDLLTISPFVAHKFNNLYSLENWGGATFDVALRFLHECPWERLEEMRKAIPNIPFQMLLRGANAVGYTNYPDNVVYKFCELAVQTGMDVFRVFDSLNYLPNLILGMEAAGKAGGIVEAAISYTGDVSDPNRKKYDLKYYTDLADELVKAGTHVLAVKDMAGLLKPKAAVMLIDAIRQKHPDIPIHVHTHDTAGAGVASMLACAESGADVVDVAVDSMSGMTSQPSMGAVVASLIGTPKDTRLDLSDISEYSAYWEQTRTLYAPFECTTTMKSGNADVYLNEIPGGQYTNLQFQAYSLGLGEFFEDVKKAYREANLLLGDIIKVTPSSKVVGDLAQFMVQNKLSADDVLNKAEELSFPKSVVEFLQGAIGEPHGGFPEPFRSKVLKDMPRVKGRPGASLPPLDFEALKSELKETYPHVSDKDIMSAALYPQVTNDYLNFREQFGPVDRLETRIFLTGAKVGEEFDVTIERGKTLAIKTLAIAEDLTPNGEREVFFEMNGQLRSVFIKDKEAVKELHVHPKAAKGDKNQVGAPMPGTVIDIRVKVGDSVEKGAPLVVLSAMKMEMVVQAPKAGKIKTLDVTQGMRLEGDDLVLTLE from the exons ATGCAGTCCTCGCATGCTAGATACGCACTGGTCAAACACAGGAACGTGTTGCAAGTgtacaaaattgcaaaaagatGTTTCGCCACCAATGTTCAGTACAAACCAATCCGGAGCGTCCTCGTCGCCAATCGAG GAGAAATTGCCATTCGCGTGTTTCGAGCATGTACCGAACTGGGCATCCGTTCCGTGGCCATCTATTCGGAGCAAGACAAAATGCAAATGCACAGACAGAAAGCCGACGAGGGTTACGTGATCGGCAAAGGGCTTCCACCTGTTCAAGCTTATCTAAATATTCCGGAGATCCTGAAAATCGCGAAAGAGAACGATGTCGACGCTATTCATCCTGGTTATGGTTTCCTGTCGGAGCGATCGGATTTCGCGCAGGAGGTGATCAATGCTGGAATAAGATTTATCGGCCCTAGCCCCAAAGTCGTTCAACAAATGGGTGACAAG GTAGCTGCGAGGCAGGCTGCGATAGAGGCTGGAGTGCCGATCGTTCCGGGAACAGACGGACCAGTAACAACGTCTGAGGAGGCAATGGAATTTTGTGTGAAACATGGACTGCCGGTGATATTCAAAGCTGCTTACGGAGGAGGTGGAAGAG GAATGAGAGTCGTGAAACACATGGAAGAGGTTCGAGAAATGTTCGAGCGTGCTTCTTCCGAGGCGGCAGCCGCTTTCGGGAACGGTGCGATGTTCATTGAGAAATTCATCGAGAGGCCAAGGCACATCGAAGTGCAATTGTTGGGAGACAAAGCTGGCAATGTCGTTCATCTTTATGAACGTGATTGTTCCGTTCAACGTCGCCATCAAAAG GTCGTTGAGATCGCCCCTGCACCAATGTTAGATCCCAAGGTTAGGGCTAAGATGACAGAGCACGCTGTAAGATTGGCAAAGCACGTTGGTTACTCGAACGCTGGTACCGTGGAATTTTTGGCCGACGAGTCCGGCAATTTCTACTTCATCGAGGTCAACGCTAGGTTGCAAGTCGAGCATACTGTTACCGAAGAGATCACCGG aATCGACTTGGTGCAATCTCAAATCCGTATTGCCGAGGGTGTCACGTTACCTGAGTTAGGTATGACTCAGAACAAGATCGTTCCTCAAGGTTTCGCGATACAGTGTCGTGTCACGACGGAAGATCCCGCGAAGAACTTCCAGCCGGATACCGGAAGAATCGAAGTATTCCGTTCTGGAGAAGGTATGGGTATCCGGTTGGATGGTGCGTCCGCATTCGCTGGTGCAATTATCTCGCCTTACTACGATTCGCTTCTCGTCAAG GTAATAGCTCACGCAGGAGACTTGCAATCATCTTGCGCGAAGATGAATCGCGCTCTCCGAGAGTTCCGAGTTCGTGGAGTGAAAACGAACATCCCGTTCCTCCTGAACGTGCTGGAGAACCAAAAGTTCCTCAATGGAAACGTTGACACGTACTTCATCGACGAGAATCCGCAGTTGTTCCAGTTCCAACCGAGCCAGAATCGAGCTCAGAAGCTGTTAAATTATCTTGGTACTGTTCTGGTGAACGGACCAAGTACCCCATTGGCGACGCCGCTGAAACCAGCCGAGATAAAGCCCCACATCCCACAAGTCGCCCTAG ACATATTGGAACCACCTAAAGGCTTCCGTCACATTTACAAGGAGCAAGGCCCAGAAGCGTTCGCCAAAGCGGTCAGACAGCACAAAGGGCTACTTCTGATGGACACCACGTTCCGCGATGCTCATCAATCTCTTCTGGCGACTCGTGTCAGGTCGCACGATCTTCTCACGATCTCGCCATTCGTCGCACATAAGTTCAACAATCTTTACTCCCTGGAGAATTGGGGTGGCGCCACGTTCGACGTTGCCCTTAGGTTCCTCCACGAGTGTCCCTGGGAACGATTAGAAGAAATGAGGAAGGCGATACCAAACATTcccttccagatgcttctgaGAGGCGCCAACGCTGTCGGTTACACCAACTATCCCGATAACGTTGTTTATAAATTCTGCGAACTTGCTGTGCAGACTGGAATGGATGTGTTCAGGGTGTTCGATTCGTTGAATTATCTGCCGAATCTAATTCTTG gTATGGAGGCGGCTGGTAAAGCGGGAGGCATTGTCGAGGCAGCGATTTCGTACACGGGTGACGTAAGCGATCCAAATAGGAAAAAGTATGATCTGAAATACTACACGGACTTAGCGGACGAGTTGGTAAAGGCTGGTACTCACGTTTTGGCGGTTAAGGATATGGCTGGCCTTCTGAAACCGAAAGCCGCTGTCATGTTGATCGACGCGATCAGACAAAAGCACCCCGATATTCCTATTCATGTTCATACACACGATACCGCGGGGGCTGGAGTGGCGTCGATGTTAGCGTGTGCAGAAAGCGGCGCTGACGTGGTTGACGTTGCTGTTGACAGTATGTCCGGAATGACGAGTCAACCATCCATGGGTGCCGTGGTCGCCTCTCTTATCG GAACCCCGAAGGATACGCGGCTTGATCTCAGCGATATTTCGGAATACTCCGCCTATTGGGAACAGACTAGAACCTTATACGCTCCGTTCGAGTGCACGACCACTATGAAGTCTGGAAACGCGGACGTCTACCTGAACGAGATTCCTGGCGGTCAATATACGAACTTGCAATTCCAAGCTTATTCCCTCGGTTTGGGAGAATTCTTCGAGGATGTGAAGAAAGCTTACAGAGAAGCAAATTTGTTGCTCGGAGATATTATCAAAGTTACTCCCAGTTCGAAGGTAGTTGGCGATCTGGCGCAGTTTATGGTTCAGAATAAACTTTCGGCTGACGATGTGCTGAACAAAGCTGAGGAACTGTCTTTCCCCAAGTCGGTCGTAGAATTCTTGCAAGGTGCTATTGGTGAACCTCACGGAGGATTCCCCGAACCTTTCAG GTCAAAGGTGTTAAAAGACATGCCACGCGTGAAAGGAAGACCTGGTGCAAGTTTGCCGCCATTGGATTTCGAGGCCTTGAAATCTGAACTAAAGGAAACTTACCCGCACGTATCGGACAAAGACATCATGTCAGCTGCTCTCTATCCTCAAGTTACGAACGATTACTTGAACTTCCGGGAGCAATTTGGGCCAGTGGACAGATTAGAGACGAGGATCTTCTTGACGGGAGCAAAAGTCGGAGAGGAGTTCGACGTGACCATCGAGAGAGGTAAAACCTTGGCCATTAAGACCCTGGCGATTGCCGAGGACCTCACGCCGAATGGAGAACGCGAGGTGTTTTTCGAAATGAACGGTCAACTCAGATCCGTGTTCATCAAGGACAAGGAGGCTGTTAAG GAGCTTCACGTACACCCTAAAGCTGCGAAAGGAGACAAGAACCAAGTTGGAGCACCTATGCCTGGCACCGTGATCGACATCAGGGTGAAAGTAGGCGATTCTGTCGAGAAAGGTGCACCTCTGGTCGTGTTATCAGCtatgaaaatggaaatggTTGTCCAAGCTCCGAAAGCTGGAAAGATTAAGACGCTGGACGTCACTCAAGGAATGAGATTAGAAGGAGACGATTTAGTCCTGACCTTGGAATAG
- the LOC122574434 gene encoding pyruvate carboxylase, mitochondrial isoform X1, translated as MQSSHARYALVKHRNVLQVYKIAKRCFATNVQYKPIRSVLVANRGEIAIRVFRACTELGIRSVAIYSEQDKMQMHRQKADEGYVIGKGLPPVQAYLNIPEILKIAKENDVDAIHPGYGFLSERSDFAQEVINAGIRFIGPSPKVVQQMGDKVAARQAAIEAGVPIVPGTDGPVTTSEEAMEFCVKHGLPVIFKAAYGGGGRGMRVVKHMEEVREMFERASSEAAAAFGNGAMFIEKFIERPRHIEVQLLGDKAGNVVHLYERDCSVQRRHQKVVEIAPAPMLDPKVRAKMTEHAVRLAKHVGYSNAGTVEFLADESGNFYFIEVNARLQVEHTVTEEITGIDLVQSQIRIAEGVTLPELGMTQNKIVPQGFAIQCRVTTEDPAKNFQPDTGRIEVFRSGEGMGIRLDGASAFAGAIISPYYDSLLVKVIAHAGDLQSSCAKMNRALREFRVRGVKTNIPFLLNVLENQKFLNGNVDTYFIDENPQLFQFQPSQNRAQKLLNYLGTVLVNGPSTPLATPLKPAEIKPHIPQVALDFAKFAAAEESNDPDASDILEPPKGFRHIYKEQGPEAFAKAVRQHKGLLLMDTTFRDAHQSLLATRVRSHDLLTISPFVAHKFNNLYSLENWGGATFDVALRFLHECPWERLEEMRKAIPNIPFQMLLRGANAVGYTNYPDNVVYKFCELAVQTGMDVFRVFDSLNYLPNLILGMEAAGKAGGIVEAAISYTGDVSDPNRKKYDLKYYTDLADELVKAGTHVLAVKDMAGLLKPKAAVMLIDAIRQKHPDIPIHVHTHDTAGAGVASMLACAESGADVVDVAVDSMSGMTSQPSMGAVVASLIGTPKDTRLDLSDISEYSAYWEQTRTLYAPFECTTTMKSGNADVYLNEIPGGQYTNLQFQAYSLGLGEFFEDVKKAYREANLLLGDIIKVTPSSKVVGDLAQFMVQNKLSADDVLNKAEELSFPKSVVEFLQGAIGEPHGGFPEPFRSKVLKDMPRVKGRPGASLPPLDFEALKSELKETYPHVSDKDIMSAALYPQVTNDYLNFREQFGPVDRLETRIFLTGAKVGEEFDVTIERGKTLAIKTLAIAEDLTPNGEREVFFEMNGQLRSVFIKDKEAVKELHVHPKAAKGDKNQVGAPMPGTVIDIRVKVGDSVEKGAPLVVLSAMKMEMVVQAPKAGKIKTLDVTQGMRLEGDDLVLTLE; from the exons ATGCAGTCCTCGCATGCTAGATACGCACTGGTCAAACACAGGAACGTGTTGCAAGTgtacaaaattgcaaaaagatGTTTCGCCACCAATGTTCAGTACAAACCAATCCGGAGCGTCCTCGTCGCCAATCGAG GAGAAATTGCCATTCGCGTGTTTCGAGCATGTACCGAACTGGGCATCCGTTCCGTGGCCATCTATTCGGAGCAAGACAAAATGCAAATGCACAGACAGAAAGCCGACGAGGGTTACGTGATCGGCAAAGGGCTTCCACCTGTTCAAGCTTATCTAAATATTCCGGAGATCCTGAAAATCGCGAAAGAGAACGATGTCGACGCTATTCATCCTGGTTATGGTTTCCTGTCGGAGCGATCGGATTTCGCGCAGGAGGTGATCAATGCTGGAATAAGATTTATCGGCCCTAGCCCCAAAGTCGTTCAACAAATGGGTGACAAG GTAGCTGCGAGGCAGGCTGCGATAGAGGCTGGAGTGCCGATCGTTCCGGGAACAGACGGACCAGTAACAACGTCTGAGGAGGCAATGGAATTTTGTGTGAAACATGGACTGCCGGTGATATTCAAAGCTGCTTACGGAGGAGGTGGAAGAG GAATGAGAGTCGTGAAACACATGGAAGAGGTTCGAGAAATGTTCGAGCGTGCTTCTTCCGAGGCGGCAGCCGCTTTCGGGAACGGTGCGATGTTCATTGAGAAATTCATCGAGAGGCCAAGGCACATCGAAGTGCAATTGTTGGGAGACAAAGCTGGCAATGTCGTTCATCTTTATGAACGTGATTGTTCCGTTCAACGTCGCCATCAAAAG GTCGTTGAGATCGCCCCTGCACCAATGTTAGATCCCAAGGTTAGGGCTAAGATGACAGAGCACGCTGTAAGATTGGCAAAGCACGTTGGTTACTCGAACGCTGGTACCGTGGAATTTTTGGCCGACGAGTCCGGCAATTTCTACTTCATCGAGGTCAACGCTAGGTTGCAAGTCGAGCATACTGTTACCGAAGAGATCACCGG aATCGACTTGGTGCAATCTCAAATCCGTATTGCCGAGGGTGTCACGTTACCTGAGTTAGGTATGACTCAGAACAAGATCGTTCCTCAAGGTTTCGCGATACAGTGTCGTGTCACGACGGAAGATCCCGCGAAGAACTTCCAGCCGGATACCGGAAGAATCGAAGTATTCCGTTCTGGAGAAGGTATGGGTATCCGGTTGGATGGTGCGTCCGCATTCGCTGGTGCAATTATCTCGCCTTACTACGATTCGCTTCTCGTCAAG GTAATAGCTCACGCAGGAGACTTGCAATCATCTTGCGCGAAGATGAATCGCGCTCTCCGAGAGTTCCGAGTTCGTGGAGTGAAAACGAACATCCCGTTCCTCCTGAACGTGCTGGAGAACCAAAAGTTCCTCAATGGAAACGTTGACACGTACTTCATCGACGAGAATCCGCAGTTGTTCCAGTTCCAACCGAGCCAGAATCGAGCTCAGAAGCTGTTAAATTATCTTGGTACTGTTCTGGTGAACGGACCAAGTACCCCATTGGCGACGCCGCTGAAACCAGCCGAGATAAAGCCCCACATCCCACAAGTCGCCCTAG ACTTTGCTAAGTTTGCAGCTGCAGAAGAGAGCAATGATCCAGACGCATCAG ACATATTGGAACCACCTAAAGGCTTCCGTCACATTTACAAGGAGCAAGGCCCAGAAGCGTTCGCCAAAGCGGTCAGACAGCACAAAGGGCTACTTCTGATGGACACCACGTTCCGCGATGCTCATCAATCTCTTCTGGCGACTCGTGTCAGGTCGCACGATCTTCTCACGATCTCGCCATTCGTCGCACATAAGTTCAACAATCTTTACTCCCTGGAGAATTGGGGTGGCGCCACGTTCGACGTTGCCCTTAGGTTCCTCCACGAGTGTCCCTGGGAACGATTAGAAGAAATGAGGAAGGCGATACCAAACATTcccttccagatgcttctgaGAGGCGCCAACGCTGTCGGTTACACCAACTATCCCGATAACGTTGTTTATAAATTCTGCGAACTTGCTGTGCAGACTGGAATGGATGTGTTCAGGGTGTTCGATTCGTTGAATTATCTGCCGAATCTAATTCTTG gTATGGAGGCGGCTGGTAAAGCGGGAGGCATTGTCGAGGCAGCGATTTCGTACACGGGTGACGTAAGCGATCCAAATAGGAAAAAGTATGATCTGAAATACTACACGGACTTAGCGGACGAGTTGGTAAAGGCTGGTACTCACGTTTTGGCGGTTAAGGATATGGCTGGCCTTCTGAAACCGAAAGCCGCTGTCATGTTGATCGACGCGATCAGACAAAAGCACCCCGATATTCCTATTCATGTTCATACACACGATACCGCGGGGGCTGGAGTGGCGTCGATGTTAGCGTGTGCAGAAAGCGGCGCTGACGTGGTTGACGTTGCTGTTGACAGTATGTCCGGAATGACGAGTCAACCATCCATGGGTGCCGTGGTCGCCTCTCTTATCG GAACCCCGAAGGATACGCGGCTTGATCTCAGCGATATTTCGGAATACTCCGCCTATTGGGAACAGACTAGAACCTTATACGCTCCGTTCGAGTGCACGACCACTATGAAGTCTGGAAACGCGGACGTCTACCTGAACGAGATTCCTGGCGGTCAATATACGAACTTGCAATTCCAAGCTTATTCCCTCGGTTTGGGAGAATTCTTCGAGGATGTGAAGAAAGCTTACAGAGAAGCAAATTTGTTGCTCGGAGATATTATCAAAGTTACTCCCAGTTCGAAGGTAGTTGGCGATCTGGCGCAGTTTATGGTTCAGAATAAACTTTCGGCTGACGATGTGCTGAACAAAGCTGAGGAACTGTCTTTCCCCAAGTCGGTCGTAGAATTCTTGCAAGGTGCTATTGGTGAACCTCACGGAGGATTCCCCGAACCTTTCAG GTCAAAGGTGTTAAAAGACATGCCACGCGTGAAAGGAAGACCTGGTGCAAGTTTGCCGCCATTGGATTTCGAGGCCTTGAAATCTGAACTAAAGGAAACTTACCCGCACGTATCGGACAAAGACATCATGTCAGCTGCTCTCTATCCTCAAGTTACGAACGATTACTTGAACTTCCGGGAGCAATTTGGGCCAGTGGACAGATTAGAGACGAGGATCTTCTTGACGGGAGCAAAAGTCGGAGAGGAGTTCGACGTGACCATCGAGAGAGGTAAAACCTTGGCCATTAAGACCCTGGCGATTGCCGAGGACCTCACGCCGAATGGAGAACGCGAGGTGTTTTTCGAAATGAACGGTCAACTCAGATCCGTGTTCATCAAGGACAAGGAGGCTGTTAAG GAGCTTCACGTACACCCTAAAGCTGCGAAAGGAGACAAGAACCAAGTTGGAGCACCTATGCCTGGCACCGTGATCGACATCAGGGTGAAAGTAGGCGATTCTGTCGAGAAAGGTGCACCTCTGGTCGTGTTATCAGCtatgaaaatggaaatggTTGTCCAAGCTCCGAAAGCTGGAAAGATTAAGACGCTGGACGTCACTCAAGGAATGAGATTAGAAGGAGACGATTTAGTCCTGACCTTGGAATAG